The following proteins are encoded in a genomic region of Syngnathus acus chromosome 22, fSynAcu1.2, whole genome shotgun sequence:
- the tacc3 gene encoding transforming acidic coiled-coil-containing protein 3 isoform X3, translated as MSSVEGNDENCGIYPKGGKLSSTKEDIFELDQLTGRPSILRQTENLPSKTVPKGAKTPRRDPHTKRILSPAKSVQMTSVDECTKALESLNLDMTNTEPPETLKQPDGPAQEQSSYPDDNIPIQSKGVYQLDFNNLDSMNPFGGSNKMVLSPTKPPSENAVPKQPDDMCEEPTNKSNLALDETLPFTRSVENSLINASAEVSSADSSVVTVVKVPVVEQETRSATPDKVPAGTPPRDDENKPSDGFVEDEPLLAKGTYKIDFDSIDMMDPFKMGGSKIQNSPVLSRKALESKPPIEEAPIMAADEEVPVQADKKLIANTDSEHLTAAPPTKHGPFKLEFNFDDDDVKAKPPPKKFAAKPRGHKPKEEKPLSDSKAPVDDVDKSAAGNAADAISPKGLYSIDFEKMDDPNFNPFGTKSNISNSPGSSPHTSPRRNTTHKTVAQAGEESMVTDQANTEVLQEQKAEETVCDKDQGSPPKAEKPSNDFAEKQPQTNLPEFTEMFVPGTEFMSNNFEAQIDYLEQFGSTRFKESALRKQSLYLKFDPLLRESPKKIGAPGFPLQAPHPTSLLSRVEPLPVAEESAATPTPQILESLVPAFRQPASSEDIIDVLKYSQKDMDAAIAKMQAEAKEKEDQMCAKYNQLQSDGQEMRKIIAEFELMIAKMMADQEKERQASQAKLDEVLLEKEQVSSDLNAMERSLSDLFRRLEKYKEIIEGFKKNEETLKACSQDYMVRIKQDEKRYQTLKAHAEEKISQANEEIAEVRAKNKAEVSALQVQLRREQLKVQSLEKNLDQKVKEFEELTKLCDELISNVQKG; from the exons ATGAGCTCTGTTGAGGGGAATGATGAGAACTGTGGCATCTACCCCAAAGGAGGGAAGCTCAGCAGCACAAAAGAAGATATTTTCGAGCTAGACCAGCTGACCGGGAGGCCCTCCATCTTGCGTCAGACGGAGAACCTCCCCAGCAAGACGGTGCCCAAGGGCGCAAAG ACTCCGCGAAGAGACCCACACACTAAGAGGATTCTATCTCCTGCAAAGTCAGTCCAAATGACAAGTGTGGATGAGTGCACAAAAGCACTCGAGTCCTTGAATTTGGACATGACAAA CACTGAGCCACCAGAGACATTAAAGCAACCAGATGGTCCTGCACAAG AACAGTCTTCCTATCCTGATGATAACATCCCGATACAAAGTAAAGGAGTCTATCAGTTGGACTTTAACAACCTGGACAGCATGAACCCTTTTGGGGGTTCTAATAAGATGGTTCTCTCACCCACGAAGCCTCCATCTGAGAACGCCGTTCCCAAACAGCCGGACGATATGTGTGAGGAGCCCACCAACAAGTCCAATTTGGCGCTGGATGAGACCCTTCCTTTCACTCGCTCAGTGGAGAACTCCCTCATCAACGCCTCTGCTGAAGTCAGCTCGGCAGACAGCAGCGTGGTCACCGTGGTGAAGGTTCCTGTCGTGGAACAAGAGACACGCAGCGCCACACCTGACAAAGTCCCCGCTGGGACACCCCCCAGAGACGATGAAAACAAACCTTCAGATGGTTTTGTGGAAGATGAGCCCCTTCTGGCAAAAGGAACCTACAAGATTGATTTTGACAGTATTGACATGATGGATCCTTTTAAAATGGGGGGCTCCAAAATCCAGAATTCCCCTGTCCTGTCGAGGAAGGCACTAGAAAGTAAACCACCCATTGAGGAGGCCCCGATAATGGCTGCTGATGAAGAGGTGCCTGTTCAAGCTGATAAAAAGCTCATCGCCAACACTGATTCGGAGCACCTGACGGCAGCCCCGCCCACCAAGCACGGTCCATTCAAGCTAGAGTTCAACTTTGACGACGACGATGTCAAAGCGAAACCCCCGCCCAAGAAGTTTGCCGCAAAACCACGTGGTCACAAGCCCAAAGAGGAGAAGCCTTTGTCCGACAGCAAAGCGCCAGTAGATGACGTGGACAAGTCGGCAGCCGGCAATGCTGCAGATGCGATTTCCCCCAAAGGCTTATACTCgattgactttgaaaagatGGACGATCCCAACTTTAACCCTTTTGGCACAAAGTCCAACATCAGCAACTCTCCCGGGAGCAGTCCGCACACCAGCCCTCGGCGCAACACTACACATAAAACAGTTGCTCA ggcTGGTGAGGAGAGCATGGTCACAGATCAAGCCAACACTGAAGTGCTGCAGGAGCAG AAAGCTGAGGAGACTGTTTGTGACAAAGACCAGGGTTCACCTCCCAAAGCTGAAAAGCCTTCCAACGATTTCGCCGAAAAACAACCGCAGACTAACTTGCCAGAGTTCACTGAGATGTTTGTGCCTGGGACAGAGT TCATGTCCAACAACTTTGAGGCACAAATCGACTACCTTGAACAGTTTGGCTCAACCAGG TTCAAGGAGTCTGCACTGCGCAAACAGTCCTTGTACCTTAAGTTCGACCCCTTGCTGAGGGAAAGCCCGAAGAAGATTGGAGCCCCTGGCTTTCCACTACAAGCCCCTCACCCCACGTCTCTCCTTTCACG GGTTGAACCTCTACCAGTGGCTGAAGAGTCTGCCGCGACTCCT ACTCCCCAAATCCTCGAGAGCCTCGTCCCAGCTTTCAGGCAGCCTGCAAGCTCAGAGGACATCATTGATGTGCTCAAGTACAGTCAGAAAGACATGGATGCAGCCATTGCTAAAATGCAGGCCGAG GCCAAGGAAAAAGAAGACCAAATGTGTGCAAAGTACAACCAGTTACAAAGCGATGGTCAAGAAATGAG GAAAATAATTGCAGAATTTGAACTCATGATTGCAAAAATGATGG CGGACCAAGAGAAGGAGCGCCAGGCTTCGCAAGCCAAGCTGGACGAGGTCCTGCTTGAGAAGGAGCAGGTGTCCAGTGACCTCAACGCCATGGAGAGATCCCTCTCGGACCTTTTTAGACGACTGGAAAAGTACAAAGAGATCATTGAGGGGTTCAAAAAG AATGAAGAAACCCTGAAAGCTTGTTCTCAGGACTACATGGTTAGGATCAAGCAGGACGAGAAGCGCTACCAGACCCTCAAAGCTCATGCCGAGGAGAAAATtagcca AGCCAACGAGGAAATCGCTGAAGTGCGAGCCAAGAACAAGGCGGAGGTGTCGGCGCTGCAAGTCCAGCTGCGGCGTGAGCAGTTGAAGGTGCAATCGCTGGAGAAGAACCTGGATCAGAAG GTGAAGGAGTTTGAAGAGCTGACCAAACTCTGTGATGAGCTCATCAGCAATGTCCAGAAGGGCTGA
- the tacc3 gene encoding transforming acidic coiled-coil-containing protein 3 isoform X1: MSSVEGNDENCGIYPKGGKLSSTKEDIFELDQLTGRPSILRQTENLPSKTVPKGAKVCFQTPRRDPHTKRILSPAKSVQMTSVDECTKALESLNLDMTNTEPPETLKQPDGPAQEQSSYPDDNIPIQSKGVYQLDFNNLDSMNPFGGSNKMVLSPTKPPSENAVPKQPDDMCEEPTNKSNLALDETLPFTRSVENSLINASAEVSSADSSVVTVVKVPVVEQETRSATPDKVPAGTPPRDDENKPSDGFVEDEPLLAKGTYKIDFDSIDMMDPFKMGGSKIQNSPVLSRKALESKPPIEEAPIMAADEEVPVQADKKLIANTDSEHLTAAPPTKHGPFKLEFNFDDDDVKAKPPPKKFAAKPRGHKPKEEKPLSDSKAPVDDVDKSAAGNAADAISPKGLYSIDFEKMDDPNFNPFGTKSNISNSPGSSPHTSPRRNTTHKTVAQAGEESMVTDQANTEVLQEQKAEETVCDKDQGSPPKAEKPSNDFAEKQPQTNLPEFTEMFVPGTEFMSNNFEAQIDYLEQFGSTRFKESALRKQSLYLKFDPLLRESPKKIGAPGFPLQAPHPTSLLSRVEPLPVAEESAATPTPQILESLVPAFRQPASSEDIIDVLKYSQKDMDAAIAKMQAEAKEKEDQMCAKYNQLQSDGQEMRKIIAEFELMIAKMMADQEKERQASQAKLDEVLLEKEQVSSDLNAMERSLSDLFRRLEKYKEIIEGFKKNEETLKACSQDYMVRIKQDEKRYQTLKAHAEEKISQANEEIAEVRAKNKAEVSALQVQLRREQLKVQSLEKNLDQKVKEFEELTKLCDELISNVQKG, encoded by the exons ATGAGCTCTGTTGAGGGGAATGATGAGAACTGTGGCATCTACCCCAAAGGAGGGAAGCTCAGCAGCACAAAAGAAGATATTTTCGAGCTAGACCAGCTGACCGGGAGGCCCTCCATCTTGCGTCAGACGGAGAACCTCCCCAGCAAGACGGTGCCCAAGGGCGCAAAG GTTTGTTTCCAGACTCCGCGAAGAGACCCACACACTAAGAGGATTCTATCTCCTGCAAAGTCAGTCCAAATGACAAGTGTGGATGAGTGCACAAAAGCACTCGAGTCCTTGAATTTGGACATGACAAA CACTGAGCCACCAGAGACATTAAAGCAACCAGATGGTCCTGCACAAG AACAGTCTTCCTATCCTGATGATAACATCCCGATACAAAGTAAAGGAGTCTATCAGTTGGACTTTAACAACCTGGACAGCATGAACCCTTTTGGGGGTTCTAATAAGATGGTTCTCTCACCCACGAAGCCTCCATCTGAGAACGCCGTTCCCAAACAGCCGGACGATATGTGTGAGGAGCCCACCAACAAGTCCAATTTGGCGCTGGATGAGACCCTTCCTTTCACTCGCTCAGTGGAGAACTCCCTCATCAACGCCTCTGCTGAAGTCAGCTCGGCAGACAGCAGCGTGGTCACCGTGGTGAAGGTTCCTGTCGTGGAACAAGAGACACGCAGCGCCACACCTGACAAAGTCCCCGCTGGGACACCCCCCAGAGACGATGAAAACAAACCTTCAGATGGTTTTGTGGAAGATGAGCCCCTTCTGGCAAAAGGAACCTACAAGATTGATTTTGACAGTATTGACATGATGGATCCTTTTAAAATGGGGGGCTCCAAAATCCAGAATTCCCCTGTCCTGTCGAGGAAGGCACTAGAAAGTAAACCACCCATTGAGGAGGCCCCGATAATGGCTGCTGATGAAGAGGTGCCTGTTCAAGCTGATAAAAAGCTCATCGCCAACACTGATTCGGAGCACCTGACGGCAGCCCCGCCCACCAAGCACGGTCCATTCAAGCTAGAGTTCAACTTTGACGACGACGATGTCAAAGCGAAACCCCCGCCCAAGAAGTTTGCCGCAAAACCACGTGGTCACAAGCCCAAAGAGGAGAAGCCTTTGTCCGACAGCAAAGCGCCAGTAGATGACGTGGACAAGTCGGCAGCCGGCAATGCTGCAGATGCGATTTCCCCCAAAGGCTTATACTCgattgactttgaaaagatGGACGATCCCAACTTTAACCCTTTTGGCACAAAGTCCAACATCAGCAACTCTCCCGGGAGCAGTCCGCACACCAGCCCTCGGCGCAACACTACACATAAAACAGTTGCTCA ggcTGGTGAGGAGAGCATGGTCACAGATCAAGCCAACACTGAAGTGCTGCAGGAGCAG AAAGCTGAGGAGACTGTTTGTGACAAAGACCAGGGTTCACCTCCCAAAGCTGAAAAGCCTTCCAACGATTTCGCCGAAAAACAACCGCAGACTAACTTGCCAGAGTTCACTGAGATGTTTGTGCCTGGGACAGAGT TCATGTCCAACAACTTTGAGGCACAAATCGACTACCTTGAACAGTTTGGCTCAACCAGG TTCAAGGAGTCTGCACTGCGCAAACAGTCCTTGTACCTTAAGTTCGACCCCTTGCTGAGGGAAAGCCCGAAGAAGATTGGAGCCCCTGGCTTTCCACTACAAGCCCCTCACCCCACGTCTCTCCTTTCACG GGTTGAACCTCTACCAGTGGCTGAAGAGTCTGCCGCGACTCCT ACTCCCCAAATCCTCGAGAGCCTCGTCCCAGCTTTCAGGCAGCCTGCAAGCTCAGAGGACATCATTGATGTGCTCAAGTACAGTCAGAAAGACATGGATGCAGCCATTGCTAAAATGCAGGCCGAG GCCAAGGAAAAAGAAGACCAAATGTGTGCAAAGTACAACCAGTTACAAAGCGATGGTCAAGAAATGAG GAAAATAATTGCAGAATTTGAACTCATGATTGCAAAAATGATGG CGGACCAAGAGAAGGAGCGCCAGGCTTCGCAAGCCAAGCTGGACGAGGTCCTGCTTGAGAAGGAGCAGGTGTCCAGTGACCTCAACGCCATGGAGAGATCCCTCTCGGACCTTTTTAGACGACTGGAAAAGTACAAAGAGATCATTGAGGGGTTCAAAAAG AATGAAGAAACCCTGAAAGCTTGTTCTCAGGACTACATGGTTAGGATCAAGCAGGACGAGAAGCGCTACCAGACCCTCAAAGCTCATGCCGAGGAGAAAATtagcca AGCCAACGAGGAAATCGCTGAAGTGCGAGCCAAGAACAAGGCGGAGGTGTCGGCGCTGCAAGTCCAGCTGCGGCGTGAGCAGTTGAAGGTGCAATCGCTGGAGAAGAACCTGGATCAGAAG GTGAAGGAGTTTGAAGAGCTGACCAAACTCTGTGATGAGCTCATCAGCAATGTCCAGAAGGGCTGA
- the tacc3 gene encoding transforming acidic coiled-coil-containing protein 3 isoform X2, with amino-acid sequence MSSVEGNDENCGIYPKGGKLSSTKEDIFELDQLTGRPSILRQTENLPSKTVPKGAKVCFQTPRRDPHTKRILSPAKSVQMTSVDECTKALESLNLDMTNTEPPETLKQPDGPAQEQSSYPDDNIPIQSKGVYQLDFNNLDSMNPFGGSNKMVLSPTKPPSENAVPKQPDDMCEEPTNKSNLALDETLPFTRSVENSLINASAEVSSADSSVVTVVKVPVVEQETRSATPDKVPAGTPPRDDENKPSDGFVEDEPLLAKGTYKIDFDSIDMMDPFKMGGSKIQNSPVLSRKALESKPPIEEAPIMAADEEVPVQADKKLIANTDSEHLTAAPPTKHGPFKLEFNFDDDDVKAKPPPKKFAAKPRGHKPKEEKPLSDSKAPVDDVDKSAAGNAADAISPKGLYSIDFEKMDDPNFNPFGTKSNISNSPGSSPHTSPRRNTTHKTVAQAGEESMVTDQANTEVLQEQKAEETVCDKDQGSPPKAEKPSNDFAEKQPQTNLPEFTEMFVPGTEFMSNNFEAQIDYLEQFGSTRFKESALRKQSLYLKFDPLLRESPKKIGAPGFPLQAPHPTSLLSRVEPLPVAEESATPQILESLVPAFRQPASSEDIIDVLKYSQKDMDAAIAKMQAEAKEKEDQMCAKYNQLQSDGQEMRKIIAEFELMIAKMMADQEKERQASQAKLDEVLLEKEQVSSDLNAMERSLSDLFRRLEKYKEIIEGFKKNEETLKACSQDYMVRIKQDEKRYQTLKAHAEEKISQANEEIAEVRAKNKAEVSALQVQLRREQLKVQSLEKNLDQKVKEFEELTKLCDELISNVQKG; translated from the exons ATGAGCTCTGTTGAGGGGAATGATGAGAACTGTGGCATCTACCCCAAAGGAGGGAAGCTCAGCAGCACAAAAGAAGATATTTTCGAGCTAGACCAGCTGACCGGGAGGCCCTCCATCTTGCGTCAGACGGAGAACCTCCCCAGCAAGACGGTGCCCAAGGGCGCAAAG GTTTGTTTCCAGACTCCGCGAAGAGACCCACACACTAAGAGGATTCTATCTCCTGCAAAGTCAGTCCAAATGACAAGTGTGGATGAGTGCACAAAAGCACTCGAGTCCTTGAATTTGGACATGACAAA CACTGAGCCACCAGAGACATTAAAGCAACCAGATGGTCCTGCACAAG AACAGTCTTCCTATCCTGATGATAACATCCCGATACAAAGTAAAGGAGTCTATCAGTTGGACTTTAACAACCTGGACAGCATGAACCCTTTTGGGGGTTCTAATAAGATGGTTCTCTCACCCACGAAGCCTCCATCTGAGAACGCCGTTCCCAAACAGCCGGACGATATGTGTGAGGAGCCCACCAACAAGTCCAATTTGGCGCTGGATGAGACCCTTCCTTTCACTCGCTCAGTGGAGAACTCCCTCATCAACGCCTCTGCTGAAGTCAGCTCGGCAGACAGCAGCGTGGTCACCGTGGTGAAGGTTCCTGTCGTGGAACAAGAGACACGCAGCGCCACACCTGACAAAGTCCCCGCTGGGACACCCCCCAGAGACGATGAAAACAAACCTTCAGATGGTTTTGTGGAAGATGAGCCCCTTCTGGCAAAAGGAACCTACAAGATTGATTTTGACAGTATTGACATGATGGATCCTTTTAAAATGGGGGGCTCCAAAATCCAGAATTCCCCTGTCCTGTCGAGGAAGGCACTAGAAAGTAAACCACCCATTGAGGAGGCCCCGATAATGGCTGCTGATGAAGAGGTGCCTGTTCAAGCTGATAAAAAGCTCATCGCCAACACTGATTCGGAGCACCTGACGGCAGCCCCGCCCACCAAGCACGGTCCATTCAAGCTAGAGTTCAACTTTGACGACGACGATGTCAAAGCGAAACCCCCGCCCAAGAAGTTTGCCGCAAAACCACGTGGTCACAAGCCCAAAGAGGAGAAGCCTTTGTCCGACAGCAAAGCGCCAGTAGATGACGTGGACAAGTCGGCAGCCGGCAATGCTGCAGATGCGATTTCCCCCAAAGGCTTATACTCgattgactttgaaaagatGGACGATCCCAACTTTAACCCTTTTGGCACAAAGTCCAACATCAGCAACTCTCCCGGGAGCAGTCCGCACACCAGCCCTCGGCGCAACACTACACATAAAACAGTTGCTCA ggcTGGTGAGGAGAGCATGGTCACAGATCAAGCCAACACTGAAGTGCTGCAGGAGCAG AAAGCTGAGGAGACTGTTTGTGACAAAGACCAGGGTTCACCTCCCAAAGCTGAAAAGCCTTCCAACGATTTCGCCGAAAAACAACCGCAGACTAACTTGCCAGAGTTCACTGAGATGTTTGTGCCTGGGACAGAGT TCATGTCCAACAACTTTGAGGCACAAATCGACTACCTTGAACAGTTTGGCTCAACCAGG TTCAAGGAGTCTGCACTGCGCAAACAGTCCTTGTACCTTAAGTTCGACCCCTTGCTGAGGGAAAGCCCGAAGAAGATTGGAGCCCCTGGCTTTCCACTACAAGCCCCTCACCCCACGTCTCTCCTTTCACG GGTTGAACCTCTACCAGTGGCTGAAGAGTCTGCC ACTCCCCAAATCCTCGAGAGCCTCGTCCCAGCTTTCAGGCAGCCTGCAAGCTCAGAGGACATCATTGATGTGCTCAAGTACAGTCAGAAAGACATGGATGCAGCCATTGCTAAAATGCAGGCCGAG GCCAAGGAAAAAGAAGACCAAATGTGTGCAAAGTACAACCAGTTACAAAGCGATGGTCAAGAAATGAG GAAAATAATTGCAGAATTTGAACTCATGATTGCAAAAATGATGG CGGACCAAGAGAAGGAGCGCCAGGCTTCGCAAGCCAAGCTGGACGAGGTCCTGCTTGAGAAGGAGCAGGTGTCCAGTGACCTCAACGCCATGGAGAGATCCCTCTCGGACCTTTTTAGACGACTGGAAAAGTACAAAGAGATCATTGAGGGGTTCAAAAAG AATGAAGAAACCCTGAAAGCTTGTTCTCAGGACTACATGGTTAGGATCAAGCAGGACGAGAAGCGCTACCAGACCCTCAAAGCTCATGCCGAGGAGAAAATtagcca AGCCAACGAGGAAATCGCTGAAGTGCGAGCCAAGAACAAGGCGGAGGTGTCGGCGCTGCAAGTCCAGCTGCGGCGTGAGCAGTTGAAGGTGCAATCGCTGGAGAAGAACCTGGATCAGAAG GTGAAGGAGTTTGAAGAGCTGACCAAACTCTGTGATGAGCTCATCAGCAATGTCCAGAAGGGCTGA